A region of Candidatus Hydrogenedens sp. DNA encodes the following proteins:
- the nusB gene encoding transcription antitermination factor NusB has product MLIVKQRRKARIAALQFLFSLEFHPLEGEEELKYFWKHNPNNKTARVYAEKIIKGVLNNKEQIDEIIKEALEKWSLDRVGYIERVIVRIATYEGGIEKCVSPKTAISEAIELARMFGSEDAPKFVNGVLDRLFQSQGWLKKKEVKE; this is encoded by the coding sequence ATGCTAATCGTAAAACAGAGGCGAAAAGCAAGAATTGCAGCTCTACAATTCCTGTTCAGTTTAGAATTTCATCCGCTTGAAGGAGAAGAGGAACTTAAATATTTTTGGAAACATAACCCAAATAACAAAACTGCCCGTGTCTATGCTGAAAAAATAATTAAAGGTGTTCTAAATAACAAAGAACAGATCGATGAAATTATAAAAGAAGCACTGGAAAAATGGTCATTAGACAGGGTTGGATATATCGAACGTGTTATCGTAAGAATTGCAACATACGAAGGTGGAATAGAGAAGTGTGTTTCCCCTAAAACAGCCATTTCTGAAGCAATTGAACTTGCTCGTATGTTTGGGAGCGAAGATGCTCCAAAATTTGTAAATGGTGTCTTAGATAGGCTATTTCAATCACAAGGATGGTTGAAAAAAAAGGAAGTAAAAGAATAA